In a genomic window of Erigeron canadensis isolate Cc75 chromosome 5, C_canadensis_v1, whole genome shotgun sequence:
- the LOC122600374 gene encoding RGG repeats nuclear RNA binding protein A-like: MASANPFDLLVDDDNDDVTQLLAKLPVAAKKSPAGGVPAKPAAKLPSKPLPPAQAVREANGQRGGGRFGGRGMGRGGRGGRGFNRDSFDNEDAHGNNNGFSGRYKSLENGDSENPSERNGQRGGNRGARRGGYSNGDAVEGERPRRVFERRSGTGRGNEYKREGAGRGNWGTAVDEVAPETAEPTTETEKIMDFDKQAGQEETTETNKENGVDVAEEKEPEKEEMTLVEYEKVLEEKRKTLTSLKSEERKVGLDKDLAKMHLLSNKKSEEDIFVKLGSEKDKRKEATEKEEKMKKSVSIDEFLKPADGERYNNPSGRGRGRGRGFRGGYGGGNRMSNVAAPAIEDVAQFPSLKVN; the protein is encoded by the exons ATGGCATCAGCAAACCCTTTTGATCTTTTGGTTGATGATGATAACGATGACGTCACTCAGCTTTTAGCTAAGCTTCCGGTGGCCGCCAAGAAATCCCCGGCTGGTGGTGTGCCTGCTAAGCCGGCAGCCAAACTTCCTTCCAAGCCACTCCCCCCTGCACAAGCTG TGCGAGAGGCAAATGGTCAACGTGGAGGAGGGAGGTTTGGTGGACGTGGGATGGGGAGAGGTGGTCGTGGTGGACGTGGTTTCAATCGTGATTCATTTGATAACGAGGATGCTCATGGAAACAACAATGGGTTTTCTGGAAGGTACAAATCATTGGAGAATGGAGACTCTGAGAATCCATCTGAAAGAAATGGTCAACGTGGAGGTAACCGTGGGGCCAGGCGAGGTGGTTACAGCAATGGAGATGCAGTAGAAGGTGAACGCCCTAGGAGGGTGTTTGAACGCCGCAGTGGAACCGGGCGCGG AAATGAGTATAAGCGTGAAGGTGCAGGTCGGGGCAATTGGGGAACTGCTGTTGATGAGGTTGCCCC GGAGACTGCAGAACCAACCACTGAAACTGAAAAGATCATGGACTTTGATAAACAAGCTGGACAAGAAGAAACAACCGAGACCAACAAAGAGAATGGTGTTGATGTGGCAGAGGAGAAAGAGCCAGAGAAG GAGGAAATGACACTGGTGGAGTACGAGAAAGTGCTAGAAGAGAAGAGGAAAACATTGACATCTCTGAAGTCTGAGGAAAGGAAGGTTGGGTTAGACAAAGATTTGGCAAAAATGCACCTGCTTTCAAACAAAAAGAGTGAAGAAGACATCTTTGTTAAACTG GGTTCCGAGAAGGACAAACGGAAGGAGGCTActgaaaaggaagaaaagatgaagaag TCTGTCAGCATTGATGAGTTTCTAAAGCCAGCTGACGGAGAAAGGTACAATAACCCAAGTGGACGTGGTAGGGGCCGTGGACGTGGCTTTAGAGGAGGATATGGTGGTGGAAACAGAATGAGCAATGTGGCTGCACCTGCTATCGAGGATGTTGCCCAGTTTCCATCCTTGAAAGTCAATtga
- the LOC122599186 gene encoding ras-related protein RABD2c, whose amino-acid sequence MNPEYDYLFKLLLIGDSGVGKSCLLLRFADDSYLESYISTIGVDFKIRTVEQDGKTIKLQIWDTAGQERFRTITSSYYRGAHGIIVVYDVTDQESFNNVKQWLSEIDRYANENVNKLLVGNKCDLTSQKVVSYETGKAFADEIGIPFLETSAKSSTNVEEAFMAMTAEIKNRMASQPAMNNARPPTVQIRGQPVNQKSGCCSS is encoded by the exons ATGAATCCCGAGTA TGACTATCTGTTCAAACTATTGCTCATCGGAGATTCGGGAGTCGGGAAATCATGTCTCCTTTTGCGTTTTGCT GATGATTCATACTTAGAAAGCTACATTAGCACCATCGGTGTGGACTTT AAAATTCGCACTGTGGAACAGGATGGGAAAACAATTAAGCTTCAAATC TGGGATACTGCTGGGCAAGAACGTTTTAGGACCATTACCAGCAGCTACTATCGTGGAGCTCATGGCATCATT GTTGTTTATGATGTGACAGATCAAGAAAGTTTCAACAATGTGAAGCAATGGTTGAGTGAGATTGATCGATATGCTAATGAGAATGTAAACAAGCTTCTTGTTGGCAACAAATGTGATCTGACATCTCAAAAAGTCGTGTCATATGAAACAGGGAAG GCTTTTGCTGATGAGATTGGAATTCCATTTCTTGAAACAAGTGCCAAGAGTTCCACCAATGTGGAAGAGGCTTTTATGGCAATGACTGCTGAAATTAAAAACAG GATGGCAAGCCAGCCAGCAATGAACAATGCTAGACCTCCAACTGTTCAAATCCGAGGACAACCAGTGAACCAGAAGTCAGGTTGCTGCTCATCTTGA
- the LOC122600722 gene encoding vesicle-associated protein 2-1: MASKLVNVDPEELRFQFELEKPSHCDLKVSNTTDKNIAFKVKTTSPKKYFVRPNTGVIQPWESCIIRVTLQAQLEYPPDMQCRDKFLLQCTPVSTSSDTEELPQNTFAKEAGKQLEEYKLKVVYIARTDKTNSDGNVKQSPDPNSNQAIQAARAAKDAAVKEVAQLQQELDSLKRKNQKKSSGFSIKLAIAVGLIGIMVGLLLKLFLPSPPFLPPSPTTEE, translated from the exons ATGGCTAGCAAATTAGTCAATGTTGACCCTGAAGAACTCAGGTTTCAAT TTGAACTAGAGAAACCAAGCCATTGTGATTTAAAAGTTTCTAACACCACAGACAAGAATATTGCCTTTAAG GTCAAAACCACATCCCCGAAGAAATACTTTGTACGACCAAATACTGGAGTCATTCAACCCTGGGAATCATGTATCATAAGAG TTACCTTGCAAGCTCAGCTTGAGTACCCTCCAGATATGCAATGCAGAGATAAATTTCTTCTGCAATGCACACCGGTGTCTACAAGCTCTGATACAGAAGAGCTTCCACAAAATACt TTTGCCAAGGAAGCTGGTAAACAGTTAGAGGAATACAAGCTCAAGGTCGTCTACATTGCTCGCACTGACAAGACAAATTCAGATGGCAATGTCAAACAAAGTCCTGATCCAAACTCT AATCAGGCAATTCAGGCTGCAAGAGCTGCCAAGGATGCAGCTGTGAAAGAAGTAGCCCAGCTGCAACAAGAGCTG GATTCGCTAAAGAGAAAGAATCAGAAAAAGAGTTCTGGATTCTCGATAAAACTAGCAATAGCTGTCGGGCTCATTGGGATAATGGTTGGTTTACTTTTGAAGCTATTTTTGCCTTCACCTCCATTCCTACCACCATCACCAACAACAGAAGAATAA
- the LOC122600850 gene encoding uncharacterized protein LOC122600850, translating into MENNQIIVSDDVFPDFKINNTELQIYSWNLFSVLLSTGHPVTPIQLASRCSYFDAKPELIQFICSLTNSPISLTTDGFVVVSRAVYSRLQRFLNNSNRDFHVFVSGSRKRRRSESNVSGTADEMELDMQLKVLNPCGQIHIYAADAVRRVIINKENLSAGISNDDGSYKMTVGMPPVMNSDAGLVTYRLNDGKCEGEREMSMILSMNEFDIKNSFVGNDTCIRFPSPNTMVLRSHFPIQLFYSRNAFSYVGSEDRKGDGCLLSKKLSTVSCQSNDNNNVTSIVKALIEDGSSAANNNSCEGEIVEEGRECSKGNAVTLLNNTGHRATIPVFNFGNRNILSCKDMAHCFGSVEKASCQAVSDQNIVLPADAKSLCMHDAHIDNLLEEVKVSCGREEWLASSQNGEQDHENFPMNIDVICKDDRTLDNSVRCKDISTSAELNLINSPKELISFDQKHLPGSAADMEAVSKATNSTVQKVFITRNKGNDAGSHTKQNHCRKDKPELTKQKLKPTCDQKMNTTRKHDNLKENREKAPTISMKGDSQKKEVPRFDSFIVEEEEGSGGYGTVYKARRKNDGTTFAVKYPHVNANRHHVYNELKMLERFGGKNFVIRYEGSFRSDDSHCLVLEHVVHDRPEVLKREIDVLHLRWYGYCLFRALASLHKQGVVHRDVKPGNFLFSRKTFKGYLIDFNLATDLHQKFGSTGKSKSLYDASYGIVHPSDPESLPSKNRKYTNAKTLEAGMHSKSLLFPKNLKKKTDQVKDHMKSVMKSQGADGSGITSTKDATSNRVPSAERFRQPIPCKGRKELLNLAHEAMQNHDHATSTLGSKRKRIAAPPANFDNKFFYLTPMPLQCPGVAESGAGSLKYKGEGKQRKDGPCVGTKGFRAPEVLLRSMYQGPKVDIWSAGVTLLYFIIGRTPFVGEPDQNMKEIAKFRGSEDLWEVAKLHDRESSFPPELFQTQSLDSTKLQVWCNQNTRRPEFLEDIPKSLFDLVDKCLTVNPRSRISAEDALKHEFFMPCLEELEKQRLRRQRLSLKSQSSQPVTYEALP; encoded by the exons ATGGAAAACAATCAGATAATTGTATCAGATGATGTATTTCCTGATTTTAAAATCAACAATACTGAATTACAGATCTACTCATGGAACTTATTTTCCGTTCTACTATCAACCGGACATCCGGTTACTCCGATCCAATTAGCATCTCGATGCAGTTACTTTGATGCGAAACCTGAACTGATTCAATTTATTTGCTCTTTGACTAACTCTCCGATTTCGTTGACTACCGACGGATTCGTTGTGGTTTCGCGTGCTGTTTATTCACGTTTACAGCGGTTTTTGAATAATTCGAACCGAGATTTTCACGTTTTTGTTTCAGGTAGCCGGAAACGAAGGAGATCGGAGTCTAATGTTTCAG GAACAGCAGATGAAATGGAGCTTGATATGCAGCTTAAAGTTCTAAATCCTTGTGGACAG ATCCATATTTATGCTGCTGATGCTGTAAGGAGGGTGATCATAAACAAGGAAAATTTGTCAGCTGGTATATCTAATGACGATGGATCATATAAAATGACGGTTGGGATGCCGCCGGTCATGAATTCTGATGCTGGGCTAGTGACTTATAGATTAAATGACGGCAAATGTGAAGGTGAAAGGGAGATGAGTATGATTTTGAGCATGAATGagtttgatataaaaaatagcTTTGTAGGTAATGATACTTGCATTAGGTTTCCTAGTCCTAATACCATGGTGCTTAGGAGTCATTTTCCGATCCAGTTATTTTATAGTAGAAATGCATTTTCATATGTGGGGTCTGAAGATAGAAAAGGTGATggttgtttgttgagcaagaaGCTTAGTACAGTGTCTTGCCAATCAAATGATAATAACAACGTAACCTCTATAGTGAAGGCTTTGATTGAGGATGGTTCTTCTGCTGCCAATAATAACTCATGTGAAGGAGAGATAGTAGAGGAGGGAAGAGAATGCTCTAAAGGCAATGCTGTAACTTTGCTAAATAACACAGGTCACAGGGCAACAATACCCGTGTTCAATTTCGGAAACCGAAACATTTTGAGTTGCAAGGACATGGCACATTGTTTTGGCAGTGTAGAAAAGGCATCTTGCCAAGCAGTTAGTGATCAGAACATAGTTTTACCAGCAGATGCTAAAAGTTTGTGCATGCATGATGCTCACATAGACAACTTACTGGAGGAAGTAAAAGTAAGTTGTGGAAGAGAGGAATGGTTAGCTTCTTCACAAAATGGAGAACAAGATCATGAAAATTTTCCAATGAACATCGATGTGATTTGTAAAGATGACCGTACATTGGATAACAGTGTCAGATGCAAAGATATTAGTACGAGTGCTGAGCTGAATTTGATAAATTCTCCAAAGGAGCTCATCTCTTTCGATCAAAAGCATTTGCCAGGATCTGCTGCAGATATGGAAGCTGTTTCAAAGGCTACAAATTCTACAGTGCAAAAAGTCTTTATAACACGAAACAAGGGAAATGATGCTGGTTCACATACAAAGCAAAATCATTGTAGAAAAGACAAGCCAGAATTGACGAAGCAGAAGTTAAAGCCAACTTGCGACCAGAAGATGAACACTACCAGAAAACATGataacttaaaagaaaatagGGAAAAGGCTCCTACCATTTCTATGAAA GGGGATTCACAAAAAAAAGAAGTGCCAAGGTTTGATTCTTTTATTGTGGAGGAAGAAGAAGGCTCAG GAGGTTATGGCACAGTGTACAAGGCTCGAAGGAAAAATGATGGAACAACGTTTGCTGTCAAAT ATCCTCATGTAAATGCTAATAGACACCATGTTTATAACGAACTAAAAATGCTGGAGAGATTTGG CGGCAAGAACTTTGTGATTAGATACGAAGGCTCATTTAGAAGTGATGATTCCCATTGTCTTGTTCTTGAGCATGTTGTGCATGACAGGCCTGAG GTTTTGAAGAGAGAAATAGATGTTTTACATCTTCGGTGGTATGGCTACTGTTTGTTCAGAGCACTTGCTAGTCTTCATAAACAG GGAGTAGTTCACAGAGACGTTAAGCCTGGAAATTTCCTTTTCTCTCGGAAGACCTTTAAAGGCTATCTCATAGATTTTAACCTTGCGACT GATTTGCATCAGAAGTTTGGATCTACTG GAAAATCCAAGTCGCTCTATGATGCAAGTTATGGGATTGTTCATCCATCTGATCCAGAATCCCTCCCTTCAAAGAATCGGAAATATACAAATGCCAAAACTTTAGAAGCAGGGATGCATTCTAAATCACTTTTGTTCCCAAagaacttgaaaaagaaaacagaTCAAGTGAAGGACCATATGAAGAGTGTGATGAAAAGCCAAGGTGCTGATGGTTCTGGAATAACCTCTACAAAGGATGCGACAAGCAACAGAGTTCCTTCAGCAGAACGCTTTAGACAGCCTATTCCCTGCAAAGGCAGAAAAGAACTTCTCAACCTGGCACATGAAGCAATGCAGAATCATGATCACGCAACAAGTACTCTAGGCTCAAAGAGAAAGAGAATTGCTGCTCCTCCAGCAAATTTTGATAATAAGTTTTTCTATCTCACTCCAATGCCTCTGCAATGTCCAGGAGTTGCTGAATCTGGTGCCGGGTCCCTCAAGTACAAAG GGGAAGGGaaacaaaggaaagatggaCCGTGTGTTGGTACAAAGGGGTTCAGAGCTCCAGAG GTATTGTTGAGATCTATGTACCAAGGCCCAAAAGTTGACATATGGTCTGCGGGGGTCACTTTACTATATTTCATCATCGGAAGAACCCCCTTTGTTGGTGAACCTGACCA GAACATGAAGGAGATTGCAAAGTTTAGGGGTAGTGAAGATCTATGGGAAGTGGCAAAGTTGCATGACCGTGAGTCATCATTTCCACCG GAACTCTTCCAAACACAATCATTGGACTCCACTAAACTCCAAGTATGGTGTAACCAAAATACAAGACGCCCAGAATTCTTAGAGGATATCCCAAAATCACTTTTTGATCTTGTGGACAAGTGCTTGACAGTGAACCCACGATCAAGAATTAGTGCAGAAGATGCTCTCAAACACGAGTTTTTCATGCCATGCCTCGAGGAACTTGAGAAACAGAGGTTGCGGAGGCAAAGGCTTAGCTTGAAATCACAAAGTTCACAGCCTGTGACTTATGAAGCTCTTCCGTGA
- the LOC122599428 gene encoding bax inhibitor 1-like, with product MESFSSFFGSSQSASHRNSWSYDSLKNFRQISPLVQTHLKQVYLSLCCALVASAVGAYLHILWNIGGLLTTFASLGCMFWLLATPTYHEQKRVSLLMASSLLQGASIGPLIEVAIDFDPSILVSAFMGTAIAFACFSGAAMLARRREYLYLGGLLSSGVSILFWLHFASSIFGGSVAMFKFELYFGLLVFVGYMVVDTQEIIEKAHLGDLDYVKHALTLFTDFVAVFVRILIIMLKNSAEREERKKKRRD from the exons ATGGAATCGTTCTCATCGTTCTTCGGATCATCACAATCGGCCTCTCATCGTAACAGTTGGAGTTACGATTCTCTTAAAAATTTCCGTCAAATCTCTCCCCTTGTTCAAACTCATCTCAAACAG GTGTATCTATCGCTATGTTGCGCTCTTGTAGCGTCTGCAGTCGGAGCTTATCTTCATATCCTATGGAACATTGGTGGTCTCCTGACCACTTTTGCTTCCTTGGGATGTATGTTTTGGTTACTCGCCACTCCTACATACCATGAG CAAAAGAGGGTGTCTTTGTTGATGGCGTCTTCCCTTCTCCAAGGAGCCTCCATTGGTCCCCTTATCGAAGTGGCCATTGATTTTGACCCAAG CATTTTGGTGAGTGCATTCATGGGAACTGCAATCGCGTTTGCTTGTTTCTCAGGAGCAGCCATGTTAGCAAGGCGCCGAGAGTACCTCTACCTAGGAGGCCTTCTTTCTTCTGGTGTCTCGATCCTTTTCTGGTTGCATTTTGCTTCATCCATCTTTGGTGGCTCTGTGGCCATGTTCAAGTTTGAG CTGTATTTTGGGCTGCTAGTATTTGTTGGGTACATGGTGGTTGATACACAGGAGATCATTGAGAAGGCTCACCTTGGAGATCTAGACTACGTCAAACATGCACTCACTCTCTTTACTGACTTTGTTGCTGTCTTTGTTCGCATCCTGATCATCATG TTGAAGAATTCTGCTGAGAGGGaagagaggaagaagaagaggagggaTTAG